Proteins found in one Carcharodon carcharias isolate sCarCar2 chromosome 8, sCarCar2.pri, whole genome shotgun sequence genomic segment:
- the rpl35 gene encoding 60S ribosomal protein L35 isoform X2 — protein sequence MAKIKARDLRGKKKEELLKQLDDLKVELSQLRVAKVTGGAASKLSKIRVVRKSIARVLTVINQTQKENLRKFYKGKKYKPLDLRPKKTRAMRRRLNKYEESLKTKKQQRKERLYPMRKFAVKA from the exons ATG GCAAAAATCAAGGCACGTGATCTGCGCGGCAAGAAAAAGGAGGAGCTACTGAAACAGCTGGATGACCTCAAGGTTGAACTCTCCCAGCTCCGTGTTGCTAAGGTAACTGGAGGAGCTGCATCCAAGCTATCCAAAAT TCGTGTCGTGCGCAAGTCCATTGCAAGAGTCCTGACTGTCATCAATCAGACGCAAAAGGAGAACTTGAGAAAATTCTACAAG GGCAAGAAGTACAAGCCTTTGGATTTGCGACCCAAGAAGACCCGTGCCATGCGTCGTCGACTAAACaaatatgaggagagtttgaagaCCAAGAAACAGCAAAGGAAAGAGCGCCTGTACCCCATGCGCAAATTTGCTGTAAAAGCATAA
- the rpl35 gene encoding 60S ribosomal protein L35 isoform X1 has product MVGAAKIKARDLRGKKKEELLKQLDDLKVELSQLRVAKVTGGAASKLSKIRVVRKSIARVLTVINQTQKENLRKFYKGKKYKPLDLRPKKTRAMRRRLNKYEESLKTKKQQRKERLYPMRKFAVKA; this is encoded by the exons ATGGTAGGAGCG GCAAAAATCAAGGCACGTGATCTGCGCGGCAAGAAAAAGGAGGAGCTACTGAAACAGCTGGATGACCTCAAGGTTGAACTCTCCCAGCTCCGTGTTGCTAAGGTAACTGGAGGAGCTGCATCCAAGCTATCCAAAAT TCGTGTCGTGCGCAAGTCCATTGCAAGAGTCCTGACTGTCATCAATCAGACGCAAAAGGAGAACTTGAGAAAATTCTACAAG GGCAAGAAGTACAAGCCTTTGGATTTGCGACCCAAGAAGACCCGTGCCATGCGTCGTCGACTAAACaaatatgaggagagtttgaagaCCAAGAAACAGCAAAGGAAAGAGCGCCTGTACCCCATGCGCAAATTTGCTGTAAAAGCATAA